ataattaaataaaacagATTCCTGGATTgtgtgaaatattttttctagtaCAATCTAAGTTATACTTACTCGTACATCAATCGTATCTTTTTCCTCTCCTCAAACAACCAGTTGTTAGTCCGGTAGGTACATTTCCTACTCTGTTGTGCAGTTGTTTGCGTTAGAAATTTGGCATTCTCTTTTTCCAGGCAGAATAAACTTTTAATACACGCAGGTCGATGGTCTGTCaaagaaaacatttttattgaaattagaATAATTATTGTTCCAAATTATGCAGCAAGTTATCACCCTACCTGGTGGAAATTCGATTGGATGATAGGTCCGCTTACATCGGGTGAATGTCCAAGCTATCGTCCTCGATCCAGAAGAGTAAAAATTTGGCCAATCATTGAAGCATACTTTAATTTTGCAAATCCGTCGCGACTTCATGCGGATGTACTTGACCAATTCGAGTTCACCCTTGTTTCAGTTGATTTGCGCCTGAGCCGGTTGAATTGTGGTCGTTCATTGCGGATACGACATTGGTGGCTGTTTTGGTAATGAGAGCCGCGTTCGGTTAGCATTGTTGGCGATTATGATTTTGCGCTTAAAATCTGTAAACGATCCTGGCGAGAAAGCGGTGGGGTAGCGgcatgttgttgttgttgttggagtttaattttattggcTAGGGGTAGCGGCAACTTCGTGTTTGTTCAGCGGTTGTGTTTTTGGTCCAAGATGAGAGTTTCCGAAAGGCGGTTAAAACGCCAGTGGTTTCAAGTTTGACCAATATCGTTTACCTTCGGTTACTTCCAAGACTTGCAAAGTCTTTCCCAGATCCATACAGTGTGACAAAATGCAACCTTATTGTCTCGGGTCCGTTCCAAACTTTCAAATCACACGTAAACTTTAATAATAGTTTTCCTCGCGAATTTACCAGTAATCGTTattaaataaattgttttaaataAATACCAACACACAACCGAACCGTCACCGAACCGAATTCCACCGAACGTCAAAACAAGGCGAACAAGAGAAAGAaggaatctgtcaaaactcacagcaaacactcaaaataaatttaccatataatatgagtaaaatacactagcgcctctggcgGTGCTGGTCTCGTCAGCTCATCTGGGTTGCATGAATTTTAAATCGGTTCTTCGGGACTCCGAAGTCCCGGTAATTAGTTCCTGCTTGTACCAcgaactaataaccgggaccTGACACT
The Armigeres subalbatus isolate Guangzhou_Male unplaced genomic scaffold, GZ_Asu_2 Contig1310, whole genome shotgun sequence genome window above contains:
- the LOC134202622 gene encoding uncharacterized protein LOC134202622, giving the protein MKSRRICKIKVCFNDWPNFYSSGSRTIAWTFTRCKRTYHPIEFPPDHRPACIKSLFCLEKENAKFLTQTTAQQSRKCTYRTNNWLFEERKKIRLMYESNAKFKHWP